One genomic window of Trichlorobacter lovleyi includes the following:
- the ppk1 gene encoding polyphosphate kinase 1 encodes MDQVHQGGEAAPVKKAAQPRRRAVKAVPPTDKVTEVQSFDLDDSQWYLNRELTWLAFNRRVMSEASDPRTPLLERVKFLAIVGANLDEFFMKRIGGLKQQLAAGVQELTIDGRTPRQQLQECHVQVRTLVTDKAVLYRQLVQLLDEKGIEVVGWKNLSSREQKALRELYARDIYPLLTPQSIDPAHPFPFVSNLSLNLLVTVRYPREKDVSMARVKVPLGSGVARFMRVGKGERFVPLEEVMAANLDMLFPGMKVVSCELFRVTRNANTEKDEEKADDLVAMIESELQERRFAPIVRLEVVPGMDPVHKGRLAAELDLDEASDVFEVSEMLGMRDLFEIARLNHPKLHDPPHHPEDHPQLMSSRNIFHIIRNSGDFLVKHPYQSFASSVERFLNEAADDPKVCAIKMTLYRTSKEGRLIESLVRAAENGKQVAVVVELKARFDEAANLRIAERMEEAGIHVTYGVVGLKTHCKVILVVRRDYNGIRRYVHIGTGNYHTDTARLYSDLGLFTSDDAIGQDLTELFNYLTTGLSPKRTYKKLLPAPKLLKRSLLDKIEREITLHQEKGGGLIQFKMNALDDGDIVKSLYRACQAGVRVDLYVRDSCRFRPGVPGLSDTAKVVSIVGRFLEHSRLYYFRNGGQEEYFIGSADAMKRNLESRVEILVPVESPVLQQQLRELLDAHAADQRYAWEMQADGSYQQRQPVDGQEQGGLHQLLISQASQSAREAQRLKRRVTKLLSS; translated from the coding sequence ATGGATCAGGTACACCAGGGTGGTGAAGCAGCCCCTGTAAAGAAGGCGGCTCAGCCACGACGTCGAGCCGTTAAAGCGGTACCGCCAACGGATAAAGTGACTGAAGTGCAAAGCTTTGACCTGGATGACAGCCAATGGTATCTGAACCGTGAGCTGACCTGGCTGGCCTTTAACCGGCGGGTGATGAGTGAGGCCTCAGACCCCCGCACGCCGTTGCTGGAACGGGTCAAGTTTCTGGCCATAGTCGGTGCCAATCTGGATGAGTTTTTCATGAAGCGGATTGGCGGTCTGAAGCAACAGCTTGCAGCAGGTGTGCAGGAACTGACCATTGACGGGCGTACACCCCGCCAGCAGTTGCAGGAGTGCCATGTTCAGGTCCGCACGCTGGTCACTGATAAAGCCGTCTTGTACCGGCAGTTGGTGCAACTGCTTGACGAGAAAGGCATTGAGGTGGTGGGGTGGAAAAACCTCTCCAGCCGCGAACAAAAGGCGTTACGCGAGCTGTATGCACGTGACATCTATCCGCTTCTGACGCCCCAGTCAATTGACCCGGCCCATCCCTTTCCCTTTGTCTCCAATCTTTCGCTGAACCTGCTGGTAACGGTACGCTATCCCCGTGAAAAAGATGTTTCAATGGCGCGGGTCAAGGTGCCGCTTGGCTCCGGTGTGGCCCGTTTCATGCGGGTCGGCAAAGGGGAACGCTTTGTGCCGCTGGAAGAGGTGATGGCGGCAAATCTGGATATGCTGTTTCCGGGCATGAAGGTGGTTTCCTGTGAGCTTTTCCGGGTGACCCGAAATGCCAATACAGAGAAGGATGAAGAAAAGGCTGACGACCTGGTGGCGATGATTGAATCAGAACTGCAGGAACGTCGCTTTGCACCGATTGTGCGGCTTGAGGTGGTGCCCGGCATGGATCCGGTCCATAAAGGCCGTCTGGCCGCAGAGCTGGATCTTGATGAGGCCAGTGATGTGTTCGAGGTGTCAGAGATGCTGGGGATGCGTGACCTGTTTGAGATTGCCCGCTTGAACCATCCCAAGCTGCATGACCCGCCACATCACCCGGAAGACCATCCCCAGTTGATGTCATCACGCAACATCTTTCATATCATCCGCAACAGCGGAGATTTTCTGGTCAAACATCCGTATCAGTCATTTGCCAGTTCAGTTGAGCGTTTTCTGAATGAGGCAGCCGATGATCCCAAGGTCTGCGCCATCAAGATGACCCTCTATCGCACCTCAAAGGAGGGGAGGTTGATAGAGTCGTTGGTGCGGGCGGCTGAGAACGGCAAACAGGTGGCGGTGGTGGTGGAGTTGAAGGCCCGCTTTGATGAAGCAGCCAACCTGAGGATTGCCGAGCGGATGGAAGAGGCCGGCATCCATGTGACCTACGGGGTGGTGGGGCTGAAAACCCACTGCAAGGTGATTCTGGTGGTGCGGCGTGACTATAACGGCATCCGGCGTTACGTGCATATCGGCACCGGCAATTACCATACGGATACGGCCCGGCTGTACAGTGACCTGGGGTTGTTTACCAGTGATGATGCCATTGGCCAGGATCTGACCGAACTGTTCAACTACCTGACCACCGGCCTCTCTCCGAAACGGACCTATAAAAAGCTGCTGCCTGCCCCCAAGCTGCTGAAGCGCTCTCTGCTTGATAAGATTGAACGTGAAATTACGCTCCATCAAGAAAAGGGTGGGGGGCTGATTCAATTCAAGATGAATGCCCTTGATGATGGCGACATTGTGAAAAGCCTGTATCGGGCCTGTCAGGCCGGTGTCAGGGTTGATCTGTATGTCCGGGATTCGTGCCGGTTCAGACCAGGGGTGCCGGGACTTTCCGATACAGCCAAAGTGGTCAGTATTGTCGGGCGTTTTCTGGAGCACAGTCGTCTGTACTATTTCAGAAACGGTGGTCAGGAGGAATATTTTATCGGCTCCGCCGATGCCATGAAGCGGAATCTTGAGTCACGGGTTGAGATACTGGTACCGGTTGAGTCTCCGGTATTGCAACAGCAGTTACGTGAACTGCTTGATGCCCATGCCGCTGACCAGCGCTATGCCTGGGAGATGCAGGCGGATGGGAGCTATCAACAGCGTCAGCCGGTTGATGGCCAGGAACAGGGCGGGTTGCATCAACTCCTGATCAGCCAGGCCAGTCAGTCAGCACGGGAGGCACAACGCCTGAAACGTCGGGTGACCAAACTGTTAAGCAGCTGA
- a CDS encoding sigma 54-interacting transcriptional regulator gives MADKDNCEQLKYFSHIMDSVADGVFTVDRDMRVIAFNRAAELMTGIKREDAVGRPCHEIFRTSVCDNGCPVREAIKKGKPVTNREVTIKNSEDKLIPVSVSASILYDDEGNPIGGVETLRSMKRIYAIMDSVADGLFTVDEGMHITHFNKAAEEITGVSAQEAIGRPCYEIFKSEACTGACPMVEAIATGQSIQREVEISDRKGRKKLISVSASTLYDAAGNVMGGVETVRDLTPITAIKEEIREKYSFRSLVSRNPAMRRLFDVMEDIAASNATVFLNGESGTGKELFARAIHDLSPRREGPMVIVNCGALPETLLESEIFGVRKGAFTGATENRPGRLELCNGGTFFLDEIGDLPLPLQVKLLRVLENHEFQPLGARSPIKADVRFITATHRNLEEMVAEGTFRQDLYFRINIVTLNIPPLRDRREDIPLLVDMALQRFNLTYNKKVRSVSPEVLKLLLTHSFPGNVRELLNLIEQSVILCRGTEITLDHLPTNFLGQSHEQAQNTRRSGKIPTAADLNALLSRYSGNRAEVARELNIDRTTLWRWMKRLGVKEF, from the coding sequence ATGGCTGATAAAGACAATTGCGAACAACTTAAATATTTCAGTCATATTATGGACTCTGTGGCAGATGGTGTCTTCACTGTAGACCGTGATATGCGCGTTATCGCCTTTAACCGTGCTGCAGAGCTGATGACCGGCATTAAGAGAGAAGACGCTGTCGGCCGTCCCTGTCATGAGATCTTCCGCACCTCGGTCTGTGACAACGGTTGCCCGGTGCGTGAGGCGATAAAAAAAGGCAAGCCGGTTACCAACCGCGAAGTAACCATCAAAAACTCTGAAGACAAACTGATTCCGGTTTCAGTCAGTGCCTCCATCCTGTACGACGATGAAGGCAATCCGATTGGCGGGGTTGAGACGCTGCGCAGTATGAAGCGTATCTACGCAATCATGGACAGTGTTGCCGATGGCCTCTTTACGGTTGACGAAGGGATGCACATCACCCATTTTAACAAGGCTGCCGAAGAGATTACCGGGGTTTCCGCCCAGGAGGCGATCGGCAGACCCTGCTATGAGATATTTAAATCCGAGGCCTGCACCGGCGCCTGCCCGATGGTTGAAGCCATTGCCACCGGTCAATCCATCCAGCGGGAAGTGGAAATCAGCGACCGCAAGGGCCGCAAGAAGCTGATCTCGGTCAGTGCCTCGACGCTTTATGATGCAGCCGGCAATGTCATGGGCGGGGTGGAAACCGTCCGCGACCTGACGCCGATTACCGCCATCAAGGAAGAAATTCGCGAAAAATACTCATTCCGCAGTCTGGTGAGCCGTAACCCTGCCATGCGACGCCTGTTCGATGTCATGGAAGATATTGCTGCCAGCAATGCAACCGTCTTTCTGAACGGTGAAAGCGGTACAGGAAAAGAACTGTTTGCCAGGGCCATCCACGATTTGAGCCCCCGCCGCGAAGGCCCGATGGTGATTGTCAACTGCGGTGCCCTGCCTGAGACCCTGCTTGAATCAGAGATCTTTGGTGTCCGGAAAGGGGCCTTTACCGGTGCCACCGAGAACCGTCCCGGACGGCTTGAACTGTGTAACGGCGGCACATTCTTTCTGGACGAAATCGGTGACCTGCCGTTACCGTTGCAGGTAAAACTGCTGCGCGTCCTGGAAAACCACGAGTTCCAACCCCTGGGCGCCCGTTCACCCATCAAGGCCGATGTCCGCTTCATTACGGCAACCCACCGTAACCTGGAAGAGATGGTGGCCGAAGGTACCTTCCGGCAGGATCTCTACTTCAGAATCAATATTGTCACCCTTAACATCCCTCCCCTGCGTGACCGCCGCGAGGATATCCCCCTCCTGGTGGATATGGCATTGCAGCGCTTCAACCTCACCTACAACAAAAAGGTCCGTTCCGTTTCTCCAGAAGTATTGAAACTGTTGCTTACCCACTCCTTCCCCGGCAATGTCAGAGAACTCTTGAATCTGATCGAACAGTCAGTCATACTCTGCCGTGGAACAGAGATCACTCTGGATCACCTGCCAACCAACTTTCTGGGTCAATCCCACGAGCAGGCGCAGAACACGCGCCGTTCCGGCAAGATCCCGACCGCCGCAGACCTGAACGCCCTGTTAAGCCGCTACAGCGGTAATCGGGCCGAAGTTGCACGGGAGCTGAACATCGACCGTACAACCCTCTGGCGCTGGATGAAAAGGCTTGGTGTGAAGGAGTTTTAA
- a CDS encoding ATP-dependent helicase, with the protein MSQLNPEQFIAVHHTEGPLLVLAGAGSGKTQVITSRIVHLLATLKVPADQILAVTFTNKAAKEMQERVKRAAGAKAEGMLISTFHSLGVRILRRDIRRLGYKPNFTIYSDSDQAGVVRQALSDLNIDTKQFQPDMVRWQISMAKNRLIAPEQYPKLSTNPLEQVTAAAYPRYQQLLRAYNAIDFDDIIMLTVRMLEELPEVRQHWQQRFSYIMVDEYQDTNAGQYKLISLLAQSHGNLCVVGDDDQAIYGWRGADIANILNFSSERDRCKVVKLEQNYRSTGTILNAANTVIRNNSKRSDKALWTASGTGELINLLVADTDDEEARQVVEQLQLAQYRDKRPWRDFAILYRSNAQSRAFEEALRMEEVPYVLVGGQKFFERKEVKDSLSYLAVLANPRDEAALVRTINFPRRGIGGTSLLRLQQWSLEHNLSLYDTLGMADQIEGLSEATRKAVNGFHAMIRQELADFTNSSMAPQITALFKRLGINQELYRTIDNPLQARKRIENIEQVINALASFEERNPTAGLADFLERIALLEDNRRETDTDQPQDAVTLMSLHASKGLEFPQVFLVGLEEGLLPHHRSIDEDPEVAEERRLCYVGITRARERLTISRCLKRRKYGTWEERQPSRFLAEIPAELFEGGDAEHKEAEPVDMGMDFFARMQNL; encoded by the coding sequence ATGTCACAGCTCAACCCAGAACAGTTCATTGCCGTACACCATACTGAAGGCCCCCTGTTGGTGCTGGCCGGCGCCGGATCAGGCAAGACCCAGGTCATTACCAGCCGGATCGTCCACCTGCTTGCCACGCTTAAAGTCCCGGCAGATCAGATCCTAGCCGTTACCTTTACCAACAAGGCTGCCAAAGAGATGCAGGAACGGGTCAAACGGGCAGCAGGCGCCAAGGCGGAAGGGATGCTGATCAGCACCTTTCACTCGCTGGGGGTCCGTATCCTGCGCCGCGATATCCGCAGACTGGGCTACAAACCCAACTTCACCATCTACAGCGATAGTGATCAGGCCGGCGTGGTGCGCCAGGCCCTTTCAGACCTGAACATCGACACCAAGCAGTTTCAACCGGATATGGTGCGCTGGCAGATCTCCATGGCCAAGAACCGCCTGATTGCACCTGAGCAGTATCCCAAGCTGTCAACCAACCCGCTTGAACAGGTCACGGCAGCGGCCTATCCCCGCTACCAGCAGTTGTTGCGGGCCTATAATGCCATTGATTTTGACGACATCATCATGCTGACCGTACGGATGCTGGAAGAACTGCCCGAGGTCCGCCAGCACTGGCAACAGCGCTTCAGCTACATCATGGTGGATGAATACCAGGACACCAATGCCGGCCAGTACAAACTGATCTCGCTGTTGGCACAAAGCCACGGCAACCTCTGTGTGGTGGGTGACGATGATCAGGCCATCTATGGCTGGCGCGGTGCAGACATCGCCAATATCCTCAACTTTTCTTCTGAGCGTGACCGGTGCAAGGTGGTCAAGCTGGAACAGAACTACCGCTCCACCGGCACCATCCTGAATGCGGCAAACACCGTGATCCGCAACAATAGCAAACGCAGTGACAAGGCGCTCTGGACCGCTTCCGGCACAGGAGAACTGATCAACCTGCTGGTGGCTGACACCGATGACGAAGAGGCCCGCCAGGTGGTGGAGCAGCTCCAACTGGCGCAATACCGTGACAAGCGTCCCTGGCGCGACTTTGCCATCCTGTACCGTTCCAACGCCCAGAGCCGTGCCTTTGAAGAGGCGTTACGGATGGAAGAGGTTCCGTACGTACTGGTGGGTGGCCAGAAGTTCTTTGAGCGCAAGGAAGTGAAAGACTCACTCTCCTACCTGGCGGTACTGGCCAACCCACGGGACGAGGCCGCCCTGGTCAGGACCATCAACTTTCCCAGACGGGGAATCGGCGGTACCAGCCTGCTACGCCTGCAGCAGTGGTCCCTGGAACACAATCTGTCGCTGTACGACACCCTGGGCATGGCTGATCAGATTGAAGGGCTCAGCGAGGCAACCCGTAAGGCCGTGAATGGCTTTCATGCCATGATCAGACAGGAACTGGCAGACTTTACCAACAGCTCCATGGCGCCCCAAATTACGGCCCTGTTCAAAAGGTTGGGAATCAATCAGGAACTGTATCGTACCATCGACAACCCGCTGCAGGCCCGCAAGCGGATTGAAAACATTGAACAGGTCATCAATGCCCTGGCCAGTTTTGAAGAGCGGAACCCGACGGCAGGGCTGGCGGACTTTCTGGAGCGGATCGCCCTGTTGGAAGACAACCGGAGGGAAACCGATACTGATCAGCCCCAGGACGCCGTCACCCTGATGTCGTTGCATGCCAGCAAAGGCCTTGAGTTTCCCCAGGTCTTTCTGGTTGGCCTGGAGGAAGGGCTGCTGCCCCACCACCGCTCCATTGATGAAGACCCTGAGGTGGCAGAGGAACGGCGGCTTTGTTATGTAGGGATTACCCGTGCCAGAGAGCGCCTGACCATTTCACGGTGCCTGAAACGCCGTAAATACGGAACCTGGGAGGAGCGCCAGCCCAGCAGGTTTCTGGCCGAAATCCCGGCCGAGCTGTTTGAAGGTGGGGATGCGGAACACAAAGAGGCAGAACCGGTTGATATGGGGATGGATTTTTTTGCCAGGATGCAGAACCTGTAA
- the greA gene encoding transcription elongation factor GreA, whose product MSNNIPLTKESYEALQEELKRLIREERPKVIQDIAEARSHGDLSENAEYDAAKNRQGFIEGRIQELQGKLARAHVVDLTGLKPDKVVFGATVTLYDTASEEEITYKIVGEDEADIKLGKISCTSPVGKALIGHKLDDSVKVKVPAGTKEYEIIEIKYE is encoded by the coding sequence ATGTCAAACAACATACCACTAACCAAAGAGAGTTATGAGGCACTTCAGGAAGAGCTGAAGCGTTTGATTCGTGAAGAACGTCCCAAGGTGATTCAGGATATTGCTGAGGCACGCAGTCATGGTGACCTTTCTGAGAATGCCGAATACGATGCTGCCAAAAACCGTCAGGGGTTTATTGAGGGCAGGATTCAGGAGCTGCAGGGCAAGCTGGCACGTGCCCATGTGGTTGACCTGACCGGACTCAAACCGGATAAAGTGGTCTTTGGAGCCACGGTTACCCTGTATGACACGGCATCTGAAGAGGAGATTACCTACAAGATCGTTGGTGAAGACGAGGCTGACATCAAATTGGGCAAGATCTCCTGCACCTCACCGGTCGGCAAGGCGCTGATCGGACATAAACTGGATGATTCCGTCAAGGTGAAGGTGCCGGCTGGCACTAAAGAATATGAAATTATCGAGATTAAATACGAGTAG
- a CDS encoding DUF1858 domain-containing protein: MAQAIAKITKDMTFLEMLRTYPETAKVLKKYNLACAGCMGAQSEPIDLGAINHGLDPEQLLADLNAAVK; this comes from the coding sequence ATGGCACAGGCAATAGCTAAAATCACCAAAGATATGACGTTTCTTGAAATGTTGCGGACCTATCCTGAAACAGCCAAGGTTCTGAAGAAGTACAACCTGGCCTGTGCCGGCTGTATGGGGGCCCAGAGTGAGCCGATTGACCTGGGGGCTATTAATCATGGCCTTGACCCGGAGCAGTTACTGGCGGATCTGAACGCTGCGGTAAAGTAG
- a CDS encoding tetratricopeptide repeat protein: MTRADLQHKAHAIDTLFDLGRIEEGKTAILEALEAAKDDPAYHHYFQAEAAGYLDHNSKEQGRLFTEALNLAPDDLFLMRVVGVWQLMNGKVWSAVRTFDRVLAVEPRDGDTLRCMGIAHSRLDRDRKAIKFYEQALSVNASDSDAMRQIGVSLSKLGEDRDSLDWFRKALALNDQDYDSMRQLGISLAMLTDYEGALQWLRLAQTVNPQDYETRLNMALVLKKMRGEETWLERVSIKLGRWMSRVWGKLLDRFNLR; encoded by the coding sequence TTGACACGCGCAGACCTGCAGCACAAAGCACACGCCATTGATACCCTGTTTGACCTTGGCCGGATTGAAGAAGGAAAAACCGCTATTCTGGAAGCCCTGGAGGCAGCCAAGGATGATCCGGCCTACCATCATTATTTCCAGGCTGAAGCAGCCGGTTACCTTGACCACAACAGCAAGGAACAGGGCCGCCTGTTCACCGAAGCACTCAATCTGGCGCCCGATGACCTGTTTCTGATGCGGGTGGTGGGGGTCTGGCAGCTGATGAACGGCAAAGTCTGGTCAGCTGTGCGGACCTTTGACCGTGTGCTGGCAGTTGAACCCCGCGATGGCGACACCCTGCGCTGCATGGGGATTGCCCACTCCCGACTTGACCGGGATCGCAAGGCCATCAAGTTTTATGAACAGGCTCTCTCAGTTAATGCCTCAGACAGTGATGCAATGCGTCAGATCGGTGTTTCCCTCTCAAAACTGGGGGAGGACAGAGACTCACTGGACTGGTTCCGCAAGGCACTGGCACTGAACGATCAGGATTATGATTCCATGCGGCAGCTGGGGATCTCGCTGGCTATGCTGACAGATTATGAAGGGGCCCTGCAGTGGTTGCGCCTTGCCCAGACCGTGAATCCGCAGGATTATGAGACACGGCTGAACATGGCACTGGTGTTGAAGAAAATGCGGGGAGAAGAGACCTGGCTTGAGCGGGTTTCAATCAAACTGGGGCGCTGGATGAGCCGCGTATGGGGCAAGTTGCTGGATCGGTTTAATCTGCGCTAA
- a CDS encoding cytochrome C: MRRTPVTLVVLIFSMLFMLPGMLHAEVDKMAYDPENCLGCHSSKISLDNFAASPHGKNGCTSCHLQSADLKKHMTGSTKLEKVNCSRCHGNEAKEFEKSVHAKSGLTCVSCHSDIHAFSSKKGNKKAATLACIKCHDKQKAHLNSVHGVSLMKGNPDAPGCADCHGLHGIKKVQPASTIEGRMFHVDACIKCHEDEKMMHRNHVNGTAVETYLESYHGKGYRLGMLQKAAGCSDCHTAHNVLKKDNPASSINPANAAKTCAQCHTKATALFAKFYAHGSHSDRQNYPLMYWTFKAMVGLLVGTFAVFWVHTLLWMFRGFVENREKQKALIEGHVHHVDEPHKLYYRFKKRHIFLHFTVIVSFLGLSLTGLPLKFSDQAWAQTMMSFYGGVEYAGLIHRGCAVLTFYYFMGALWMSIDFLLLRKDVKGNILQRMFGPDSLMPNFRDIKDVIGMVKWFLFKGPKPTFERWTYWEKFDFIAVFWGMFAIGGSGLMLWFPEFFGQFLPGWAFNLATIVHSDEALLATGFIFTVHFFNTHGRPEKFPMDFVIFNGQMNKEEFIEERGDQWKRYEEQGILEHFEVEKPSGVVYDFVFKTFGFIAVFTGLALVVAMLWAFLA, translated from the coding sequence ATGCGCCGAACACCAGTAACACTCGTTGTACTCATTTTTTCAATGCTGTTCATGCTGCCAGGCATGCTCCACGCTGAAGTGGACAAGATGGCCTACGACCCGGAAAACTGCCTTGGCTGCCACAGCAGCAAGATCAGCCTCGACAACTTTGCCGCGTCCCCCCATGGTAAAAACGGGTGTACCAGCTGCCACTTGCAAAGTGCCGACCTGAAAAAACACATGACCGGCAGCACCAAACTGGAAAAGGTCAACTGCTCCCGTTGCCATGGTAATGAAGCCAAGGAATTTGAAAAGAGCGTCCACGCCAAGAGCGGCCTGACCTGTGTATCCTGCCACTCGGACATCCACGCCTTCAGCTCCAAAAAAGGCAACAAGAAAGCTGCCACCCTGGCTTGCATCAAGTGCCACGACAAGCAGAAGGCCCACCTCAACTCAGTACACGGTGTGTCTCTGATGAAGGGCAACCCTGATGCCCCCGGTTGCGCAGACTGCCACGGACTGCACGGAATCAAGAAAGTACAACCGGCCAGTACCATTGAAGGCCGCATGTTCCACGTTGATGCCTGTATCAAGTGCCACGAAGACGAAAAAATGATGCATCGCAACCATGTTAACGGCACTGCTGTAGAGACCTATCTCGAAAGCTATCATGGCAAAGGATATCGTCTCGGCATGTTGCAGAAGGCTGCCGGCTGCTCAGATTGCCACACTGCACACAACGTGCTGAAAAAAGACAATCCTGCATCATCAATCAACCCTGCCAATGCAGCCAAGACCTGTGCCCAGTGCCATACCAAGGCGACCGCACTTTTCGCAAAATTCTATGCCCACGGCAGCCATTCAGATCGTCAGAACTATCCTCTCATGTACTGGACCTTCAAGGCGATGGTAGGCCTGCTGGTCGGTACCTTTGCCGTCTTCTGGGTTCACACCCTGCTCTGGATGTTCCGTGGCTTTGTTGAAAACCGCGAGAAGCAGAAGGCCCTGATTGAAGGCCATGTACACCATGTCGACGAGCCGCACAAACTGTACTATCGCTTCAAAAAACGTCACATCTTCCTGCACTTCACCGTTATCGTCAGCTTCCTGGGGCTTTCTCTGACCGGTCTGCCGCTCAAATTCAGTGACCAGGCCTGGGCTCAGACCATGATGTCCTTCTATGGCGGCGTTGAGTATGCCGGCCTGATCCACCGCGGCTGTGCTGTGCTGACCTTCTATTACTTCATGGGCGCACTCTGGATGAGCATTGACTTCCTGCTGCTCCGCAAGGATGTGAAAGGCAACATCCTGCAGCGGATGTTCGGACCAGACTCCCTGATGCCTAACTTCCGTGACATCAAGGATGTGATCGGCATGGTCAAATGGTTCCTGTTCAAAGGGCCCAAGCCGACCTTTGAGCGCTGGACCTACTGGGAAAAATTTGACTTCATCGCCGTCTTCTGGGGTATGTTTGCCATCGGCGGTTCAGGCCTGATGCTCTGGTTCCCTGAGTTTTTCGGTCAGTTCCTGCCCGGCTGGGCCTTTAACCTGGCAACTATCGTCCACTCTGACGAGGCGCTGCTGGCAACCGGCTTCATCTTCACGGTTCACTTCTTCAACACCCATGGCCGCCCCGAGAAGTTCCCGATGGACTTCGTCATCTTCAACGGCCAGATGAACAAGGAAGAGTTCATTGAAGAGCGTGGTGACCAGTGGAAGCGGTACGAAGAGCAGGGTATTCTGGAGCACTTCGAAGTTGAGAAGCCCAGTGGCGTAGTATACGACTTTGTCTTCAAGACCTTCGGCTTTATCGCAGTATTCACCGGCCTTGCCCTTGTGGTGGCCATGCTGTGGGCCTTCCTGGCCTGA